The nucleotide window ATGTGTTCTCTTCTACACATAATCAACAATAAAGTGAGGTGAAATAAAAGTgtattttgcttgtttgggAGGTAGCACTGTGTGTATAGGTCATCACCTTTCTACTTCTGCCGAATCAGTTGCTTACTTCTGCAGTCTGGTTTTGAATGTAGCATCTGTCCCCAAAAACGTGATTAATTAAAATAGGGTTAAGAGCAAGGTGATTGTTTTGGGAGCTGGTGGTAGCAAGAAAGATTGCTACGTTGGCAACTTGTGAGGAAGCTGTGAGCTCAGGTCTCCATtgtgctgctgtggctctgcacaagtTCTTAGCATAGATGTCATGAGCAAGTAAATGCCAAGAGGTGTTTTTGAATAACACATGGGTATCTAAATGTCTTTGACAAATGCAAATGAGATTACTCATCCCGTGTCTGTCAAACCAGAGTGTTACTTTTAATGACAAGAGGAGTGTTCAGGGTTATACAttgtcagacttacatcagcgCTGTGACATTTGGTCCAAATGTGCATGCAAGACTTTAAAGTTACAGACTTCTCTTACCTACCAGAAATCATGATATACAATACATACATAGCTGCTGCTTATTGCCTCATCTGCTGCTGGTTCTGGTTTGTTTTAATGTCATGGCAGTAATGCAGGATATGGCTGCAATGGTCATACAAGAGTTGGTATGTTATTGTAGTGTTGACTGCAAGtgaaatgtttggggtttttaggagATTTTTGTTTGCATAATTagatatatctttttttttataataacagaatcacagaatattctgtgttgGAATGGACCTATGACaaccattgagtccaactcttaagtgaatggcccatatgGGGATCAAATCCATGACCTTGGTGTTATTAGCACTGTGCTCTAATGTAGGTGTGTAGTTCTAGTGCTGAATTTACAGAAGATGAGTTAAATTCTCTTTAGAAAACCTACAAATGAAAGAAAGCAGATAGGGGTGACATGTATTGCTAACAAGGACAGCATAATATAGACATCTTGTGATTAGTGCCAAAGGTGAGTGATGTTACATAAGTACTTAATGTCCTTTACATTTTTGTTGgctttggaatatttttattgGGTTGTAGCTTTGCCTGCTGTCTCACTGCAATGGGAAAAGTGATATGGttcaaataaataacaaaactaTTGATTTCCAAAACAACACGCTTTGTTTATTCTGCGTTACTTTTGTGCTGATAATGAGCATTTTTAGTTACCATAACCAATATGGCACAAGGCTCTATTTGATGTAATGAGGAAtgggctctttttttttttttctgttttgacaaTATAAAACTTGAGCATTGTTTGGGATGGTAATGGTTGTTCTTTCTGCAGCAGAAGAGTAATGCAGCAGTTGAATTCCTGGAGAGACTCTTTTCTAATTAAAGATACTCTTCATCTCCTGCTATCACCCAGTCTGTTGTGAACCAGAAGTAAATGTGCCACTGGATATCAGAGATCAGGCTTCCTGGTTTTTGTTTGTCCCTACAGGAATAACAAGTCACCTGCAGCAAAGGCTGACTACTAGCTGGAAACATCCTCTTAGGGTGAATGTGCTTCTGATGAAAATCAATCTGTGCTCTACACAAGTGTGCGTGTTATGCTCAGTTGTAATGCCCCAAGATTCCTTGAAGGAAGCTTTTAAATCTTCTAAAGCCACCTTTCAGCATTCATTTCTttatataattaatttattctaGTGCATGTTAGCATCTGTTACAAGCTTATAGGGGAATGTTATAAAATGATCAGCGACAGTGCTTGGTTGTGAAAGCTTCAGagcaaccagaaaaaaatagaggagTAGATGGCTGGGGAAAACTTTGTTTCCACTTATAACCTATTCACACTGACATAAGTTTGGGAGTAGCTTTGTTTGGGCTTACagataattataaaaatattaataaaaatatcctttaatCTTTGCTTTTCCAAGCAGTAAACCAAGACAAGTAAGTTGCAATTCGAATTCTAGAGAGAGGGATTACCAACCTGAGCTAAATTATTTGTATGGAACTGAGATTTCAATGCAGAACCCAGGTGTCCTGATGTCCTAGTATTCCCCTCCTACCTCTAAGGAATTTAATCTGGTGTTTGACATAAAATATCCTGATTTGGTAACAGCAGGTGTATTGTCAGAACACAAAGATAACCAGCATGTTTGTGGTGTGCAGTAGGTAAGTAAATGGGGAGTCTGAAGCCTTACTTCACTCTTGTAATATAAGCTGAGCTCTTTGCCTGGATGCATCCAGGTGAATATCCTCATGCTGTTTTACCATATGCCTCAGCATCGGCATAGCTGTCTTTTGAAGGAGAGAAGCCGTGCCCTTGAGGAAGGTTTTCCTTTGTGTTGAGACCTCAGTGAACTAGTCAAAAAAGGGAGGGTGGTTAGGTAGTGTCGATGTGTATTCATAGTACAGTTCCCTAAAAGAAAGGTGCTTAGCACCATATTAAGGAAGAAGAGTAACAGACTTCAGATGCCTACTGTGTTTGGTTGCTATTTCTAGAGATGTTGGAGAAACATTACATGTTTCTAGCTTGTTTCTAGAATTATATGTGTTCAGTGTGAGATATAATGGCACAATTTCCTTCTCCCTTCATATCCTACCATGGATATCCTTAAATGGATTTGAACTAGTCACCGTGAAGATTTCTGGTGTGTCAGAAACCTTGTGCAATTCTTAAATCTTTCTAAATTCTGATTCTGGTGGATGGATGTTTGAAATCATGGATCTTTATTTGAGGTTCTACTCTGAACAAGAGTACAAAATGTGGTACGTCTTGAATAATTGGTTGCATGGTGACATCCAGGATCTGCAATTTATCCAAACCCCACACTTTTGGGATGTGCTGTAGTCAAGCAAGAACTTACCGTACTACTGTGCTAAATTCCATTTTCCTTAGGCTTTAAAAAGTAATCGGGAACATATTTTCCCTAAAAGTGTGCATAATGAGAGAGAGATGTTGGCAAAAGTAAAGTATCCtgttatatatataaacattttttgGTCAAAAGTTAAAGGAAGAGGTGTGTAAAATCAAAGATTGTTTCTTTGCCTTCATGCCTGAGCTGAAGATGCTGAGCTGCTTCTGCTCATCTTCTTTGGCTTGATTGTCTTGAGTATTCTGTACAAAAAGACTGGTCACCTGgtacatttcttttccttgggcTATTTCCTGCTCTGTAGTGCTACGAAGGATGTGCAGGATCCTTGTGGTGAGATCAAGCACCTATAACACAGGGCTTGTGTTGTTTGTCCATAACATGGACTTGGTACCAGGACCCTGATAAGAATTACATGCTGTCACAGTGTCCATAGCTGCTCATTGTGTGACTTTAAAGAATGCACAGGTAAATTTTGTCTACTGTAGATACCTGTAACTTACCCTAAAATGTAGTCAGAATGCATTTACATGAGTCACACTTAAGATGAACCACCTTGATGCTGCTCATTGCTGTATGTGTTATTTACTTCCtagttattttttgtttgattggttttgatttggtttggttttcttcccaAACAAGAAAGTGGAGCAGGCACTTTGCAttctttaatttgtttcttttctggtttgttcCCTGTCTCCTGCTTTCAGGTCAATGCTCGATTCTCAAAACGGATCCAGGCAAAAATCAAGGACCTTCTGCAACAAATGGAGGAAGGGCTGAAGACAGCAGATCCACATGACTGCTCTGCCTATACTGGCTGGACTGGTGAGAAAGCTAGAATTTGGATGAAATGCATTTGTTGAATGATGTAATTGGATTTATTCACAGGAGATTCTGGTATTCTTATAGGAGTGGCAGAAATACTCTGGGAATTTTTGTGAGttggttttccttttaactCTGGAGCCTTGGTCACTACTGCACGTCTGTAACTTGCATTGTCTTCAGCAGACAAAGATACAGAATTATAGTTGATTTGTGTATATGGAGATCATTGTTTTGCAAAAGGAGTGGATTTTCTAAGGCTGCTCTTTTACCTTACCTCTTGTTtcttaaaatttgcttttaaaaatgagttattttcatgttttcctgtTCAACCTAACTGTTAGTTAGCATTTCTCTAATGGTAACAGTGTTTTCTAATCATTGGGAATAAATGGGGGGAACATGTTCTGTGGCCAGGAGCTTGTAGCCTTCAAATCTGGAATTCGAGTAGTTTGGCTATTCTTGTCCTGTCTGTACAAAAATGGTAAAGTGGTTGTGTGAGGAGGGGGAGTGTAGAGGTATGGTTGCAAGACTGTGATGATCATGAAGAAAATTAGGTGTATGCAGGTGATGGTTATTGCTAGGGACCATTTTTCATTTAGCATTGCATCACTGATGCTGTCCAGATGTAAATGAGCCCTTCTAATTGGTGTGATTTAAGTCCACCTGCAACTAAATATCACACACACAGTGCCTCTCCTACATCCCCTCTGCCATAGTTGCATAGGgaggggataaaaaaaaaaaaaagataaaatccctgggctgagataagaacagtttaatcatttaaataaagtaaaataaaagaataatagTAATGGAACCAACAATAATAACTACAACTGTAATGAAAAGGGGAGAGGGATAAAATGCAAGAGAAATGAGTGATGCAGAATGCTTTTGCTCACCATCTGCTCGCTGAAGTCCAGCCCATGCCTGAGCAGTGATTGGTGGCTTCcagccagctcctcccagtttaTGTACCCAGCATGATGTCCTGTTGTAGGGGGATATCCCTTTGGCCCCTTCCTGTTAGTTGTCCTGGCCATGGTCCCTCCCAGCATCTTGTGCACCTGCTCCCTGGCAGAGCATGGGAGATTGAACTTTGATTTAAggtaagcactgctcagcaacaacTAAACCATCAGTGTGCTATCAGTGTTATTTTCACACTAAATCTGAACCACAGCACTgtagaagaaaattaagaagaaaattaactatcCCAGCTGAAACTAGGACACTGATCCTTTAGGCAGAGCCTACGGTTTTCACATCTGATGTGGCCACTGTTCTTCAAGTTGCCAGGACATGTCCATCTAGGCCTGTTAAGTGTGACTTTGCTGGATAGAATGGCATATTCTGTTCTTGCTCTTCTAACTCAAGCTTCAGGCATACTTAAACTTTTAGCACCACGTGAAATGTGCCCTGAGgagatctattttttttctccatgttgTGATGGGGGTGTAGCTTGGTAAAGCTCTCCAGCCTTCATTCATCCTTAGGCTTAAATCTGGCAAATAAAGGGTAAAATTTTTTTGCTCTCTTCTTGATGTTTTGGTACAGATGGTGCTGTGGGTGGATGGGTGGGGAACTTTTAGACAACTCAGGCTTAAAAGATAGACGTGTTTCAGGGTCTGAAAGTGACTGGCTGCTGAGTGCGTGCAGATCTCCAGTGGTGGGCTTTCTCATACTGACAGTACAGAATGGCTCCCAGGGAATTGTGTTCTGGCACAGTGACTGACAACTGAAATTATGGCTGATAAACCAGAGCATACTGAAAATGAGTCATAAGGTAAAAGTAACACAGCCATCATTAGCTGAAACAGGAATATAGATGAACAAGTGACGTTGTCTAATGAGTGTGGGATTTTTCCATCCTGTAGAAGGATTGCCATTTACATCTATTCCAAGCTGTTAACTTCTTTCAAGGCTCCTGTGGATATGGTTTTGAGTAAAAGTATTTAACtgatctgttttttaaaatacttaatgcagatattttttccccaaactggCTCTTTGCTGCATTTGGCTAGTGTGCAAATCAGAAGGTAAAAGAGTGCTGTAAACAACTGCCCTGCTTTTTGTGTACCAAGTCTAGACAAATCTTACTAGCAATGCAGTCATGAGCATTGGTTTGCATTATGTGAATCATCTTTAAAATCTTGGAGCACCTGCTGTTGGCATGTAGCAATCACGGGACACATGTAAGAATCCGTCTTACTTATACAAGTACTTTTTTACGTGACAGACCTCTTGGAGGAGCCATTTTAAGGGTGTTGCACTGAGAAACACTAGGAAGGATGAGATGAACTGGACTTTGTGGCTACATTTCTAATCATCCTTTGATCAAGCCAAGGTATTTGCACATTTGTTGCAGCATAAAAAAGGGTTCCACAAATCCCTGTAAATAGCCCACAAGTTCCCATGATGCTGAAGTGGGCTACCTGAACTCTGCAGCTTTCTTCTTTAGATTCACCTAGAAAGGCTTGCTCAGAGCCTGCCTAGGGAACATGTGAAGGTGTACCAGCACTCTTGTGATGCTGTTGTTCTAGTACTACTGAGGTAGCCTCTCTGTGGGCTAAGTGGGCCTTGACGACTTTGGATGAGGTTCAGGAGAGTGCTCTCTCCATTCAGAAAAGGGTTTGAGTTCCAACGTGGTCTGAAGATAAGTGATTTACTTCTGCATGTGTATGTGTGCAGTTGGCCAATAGACATACACTTAGATTTGTTTCACTTCCTTCAGCCTACATTGTTGTTATTTCTGAGGTCTTGGTTTGTTTTAGTGGAAAACTATGTAATGAGTTCAACAGAGTGAAGCTTGATAGTACCTCCTGGCATTCTTAGAGCCCTGATTTGACTTCTGGCTTTTACAAACTTGCTTGACTTGTACAAGCTTGTAATCTTGTTGTGAAATACTTTTAGGGGTTATGAAGAACTTGACAACTTGAATCCAAAAACTCATCAAAAGATTCTTTTACAAATCAAATGAGAAGTCACTTCTTGCTTATAGTAGATGAGTATTGTACAGTTAGTATACTCAGACATACATGTTCTTGTTAACTCAAATTGTTGAATCTTCAGTGATCTCTTTGCGTAGTGGGTTGGTACTGGCTGAATGCAGGGCACCCACAAAACCTCTCTCTCACTCCCTTCCACAGCTtggacagggaagagaaaatacTATGAAGGCTTCATGGCCTGCAGAAGAATCtcagctccagtgcctggagcaccttttcccttctccttcttcactgaccttggtgtctgcagagctgttcctctccCATGTTCTCACTCCCATCTCCTCTGGCCACAATTACAGCTGTAcagtaactttttttcctcttcttccttaaTCTGTTATTACAGAGGCATTACCACTATTTCTAATTTGCCCAGCCTTGACGAGTGGCACATCAGCCTTTGGAGCCACCAGGGACTGGTTCTGCCAGATACGGGGGAAGCTTCCAGCAGTTTCTCACAGAAGCCTGTAGCCCCCCACTACCAAGGCTTGGCTATGCAAACTCAATACAGTTTGCCAAGTGTTGAGGCCTGAGTCAtgagttttcttcctttttttggaAATTGAGACTCTACCACTGGGTTTCAGtctgataatttttatttttcccatgaTCCCATTGAAATGTCATCCAAACAGTGGCCCAGTGCCTTCACACTGCATAAGCTAGGACCCTTTACTGACATGTTTTATTGCCAAAATACCTGTTCCCATTTGAGTTACTGGTTCAGAGGCACCAAAAAGGGGAATGTAATGTACTTAGGAAGAAAAGTAAGTGAAACTCTCTCTTTTTAATATGTTGATTTCAGGTATTGCCCTCTTATATCTGCAACTATACCGCGTCACGAAAAACCAGAGCCATTTGCAGCGATCTCTTGATTACGTGAAGAGAATTCTTCGCAATCTGAATGGCAGAAGAGTTACTTTCCTCTGTGGTGATGCTGGGCCATTGGCAGTGGGTGCAGTGGTTTACCACAAGCTGAAAAACAGCAGTGAATCTCAAGAATGTGTTGCCAAGTAAGTGGTTGATGGTGGGAAATGTCATGCCCCTCATTTGTAGAGAGCATTGGTTCAGTAACTTTGCAAGTGAAATTTTAGAGGACGGGGTTAAAGAACGGACACTTTCTCTCCTGATAAGTTATTGGTACAAGAATACAAAACAGGCTTTATCTTTATTAAAGCTGGCTTGCACTTGATTCACATTTAGTGGGTTATCTTGAGTCCTCTATCGCTGTTAGGACAGGATGTCTTAGGCATATCTGTAGTGCACACACGTTCTGATTTTGTCACATTGAAGTGACATTTAACAAAAGCCACGCTCTTGTCATCTGCAATATGTAGTGCTTGTGCAGTATGTGATACTGTCTGTAAAGACTGGGTCTTAATTGTAGGTTCATTACAAAATGTGTACTGCAGGATCTGGATGCAGGCAGACAGAAACACAGTGTATCATATTGATAATGTAACAAAAATTTAATATAACAAAGAGGAAGTATTTGCAGGAGGAGATTTGTAAAGGCAAAGAATTTAATTAGATCAGAGTATATGAAGGGTGGCCTGAAAAAATTGCAGCCCCTTTTCAAAGTAATCTAAATTGAACAAATGTCTCAAGAAATCCCATTTAGATGTAGCTTCATTAGAGAGCTGACTGTGCCTTTGCTGGTACAGAGTTGATTGCTATCCCAGGCAGGGATAGCACTGTTACAAAATCCCAAAAGTGCTGGAATCCTGTGGGATGTGCATTCAGCACCACAGTCCATCAGCATACCTCAGGCTGGCAGAATTTGCAATGGGGCTTATGTCCTCATCTCCATTCTACTTTGTTTGGAAATGTTATTGGTCTCTTTCTATTCTAGAATCCTAGTGTGATTAacctctgctgctcttccttagtgaatatttcagttttgaagTGAGTCTtaggtttgggggtttttgctttTACAATTGGCAGTAAACTTGGGCATGTCGTTTTGAATGCAGTTCAGAAAGCAGTGTTGCTTGCTGTAAGGCAAAAAGCATGAGTATAGCAAAATGAGATTAGCAGTAAATCTTTTAGTGTTGCCTTTCCTTGGAAAGTAATTTCTATGAGGAGTAGTGAAAAGGAGTTAAGTTtgattatttgtttattttataacttttttgTTTACAAATATGTACATGACACCAGCTGAGTGGTACATTATAGAGGTCAAAATATAATCTGTGATTTCACTTTTTTTACCTTGTCAGTTGTATGAGTTCAACAATAAAACTTACTAGTGGACagtttaaaagtaaataatttaattttaaatccaAAGCGTAGTTCTCAGAAAGGAGatataaaactgtttttttttttagtagcttTTCCCTAGTATTAAGCAGCGACAGCATGAACACATGATTGAGGTCAGTGGTTTTGTTATGGCATGATATTAATGCTGGCATTTCTCCTGAGAAATAATAACtgggggaatctgggaattGAATTTGGTCTTAATCCAGATTGTTGTTGCCCCTCCCCCAATTTAAAATGTTATCATCACCATGGTTTTATGTAAATATCAATTTAATCAAAAAAGATAGGAAGAGACAGGGAGGGAGTGGCCATAAAACAGATCTCTGATCCACCTCAGTGCTAATACAGACTGGTAGAGTATTAACAGAGAGTCATTCTGGAGAAAATGAGAGTTACCATGGCCAGCGcttgtttcttgtttttcacTGCTAAAGGCAAGCAAAACACTTGTGCATTGTAGCAGTGTCCTTTTCAAAACTGAGGTGCTAAATGTTTGAGACAACGTGTTTTCTTAGGAGAGGGAACAACGAATGGTGgtattggggttttttctgtgggttttttttcccctcttaaaCATGTACAATTAAGTGTTCTTCACTTTGGTGAAATTCCCAGAGGCTCCAGGAGGTTTCTGTCTTTGCTGGAGTAGCTCTCTGGGCTTCCCCATCTCCCACCCTGCATCTGTTTCTGACTGCACAGAATCCTGACGTTTGTGCTGATACCGACCTGGCTCTGGCTCAGTTTCCCATCTCGAAGATGGCAGGTGTGCAGAGCTCCTGCCTGTAAACCCAGCAGCCAACGGGACTGGGAATGGTTGAAGGGGGCTGGTGGGGCTTCCCCATTTGTTCTGCTTCTGGCAGATTGATGGCTTGTACAATGCAGTGTGGTCTCTACAGAAGATACTCTCTTCCCCACCTTCCTTATCTGATGCAGGTTGTTGCAACTCCAAAGGACAGTCATCAGCACAGATTCTGAACTTCCAGATGAGCTGCTTTATGGCAGAGCAGGTTACCTGTATGCCTTGCTGTACCTGAACACTGAAATCGGTCCAGACACTGTCCCACAGTCTGTTATCAAAGAGGTAAGAcacttttctctctccagcaTCACAGTGTCAGTGAGGTTGAACTGGGATTGCTCTCATACATATTCCAAGCAATTTAAGAGAGGAATGCTGGAGAGAAGAGGGACCTAGAGCTGGAAACCCAGTCTCATCTGTACATTCAGTctcttccccctttccctgctgcccagctggggctgggacagacCAGTGTAGGTGGGTCTGTGTCCAGCCAAGGAAATAAGTTAATATGTACCTAGTTTTGGCCACTTGAGATATTGCTACAAAATAACCTCAAGACAGAAGTGTGGAAGTATTTTAAggtaaaagaaaggaaatgtagCATGGGGAACATTTGCAGATACCAGAACCAGAGAAGCCAGGGCtggaaaaaagaatataaatattatCTATTAAATTCATATAATTAATAGAAATATTGATAGATTCAATTTATAATCTTAAAATATAATTGATTTCATCATAAGGGAAATACCTTTTCTCCCTCAACACTCAAATCCAAATGAATTGAATATTGTTGTCCTACCACTGTATTGTGGCTTATTTTTTGTTGTGGGTTTAGTCATGCAGAAGCAAAACCTTCTGAATTGAAGTAAGCAACACAGGTGATGAGTGTGTGTTCTTTTTCTTAGGTAATAGATGCTATTATTGAGTCGGGGAAAAACTTCTCAAAGGAGGAGCGGAAAACAGACCGCTGTCCTCTGTTGTACCAGTGGCACAGGAAGCAATATGTTGGAGCAGCCCATGGAGTGGCTGGGATCTATTACATGCTCATGCAGGTAAGAGCATCTTCTGTTGGCTGGGATGAAGTAGCAGTGATTTTTGATCAGAGGAATCTTATCTTCAGCTTCCATGCATGTGCAGTGTTGTCTGGATCAGGGTCTCACAATTTGGAGTTAGACTGCAGCACAGAACTGTGCTGAGGTGCTACCTAAGGATTTGATAGCAGAAGAAAGACTAGAGTTTGATCACACTAGAATAATTAACTCTTGAGCTGTGGTTCAGAGTACCAGCTTTTCAGGATCTGCTTTCTTGTCCTCAGCAAAGACAGTGAAGTGCTTTCTCTCATCTTCATACTTACTTCTGGTGCTTGTGGTTAGAACAGCTAAAAATTCACTTACTATCCATCACTTTTcaattttttgctatttttaaatgaTTGCACTGCTTATGCCTCCTgtcctccatgtccttcctctCTTCTGTAATGATTCCTGCCCCCCCAACTCCCCCTCCCACTGCCTTGGTGCTTTTGGAAGACTATCCTTAATCACATATTAGTCTTCAGTATGCTTTTATTATTtagatgtttttcttcttccttaacTCCCCTGTTTCTCACACGAAACTCTGATGCTCTTTAGTGTATTTATGACCCCTGCTTtcctctttctgttttccttagTGAGATTCCTCTCTTCTGTAAGCCTCTTTCCCATACATAAATTGATTCCCCCCTGCCCTGAGATTTGCAATAGGATTATGATTATTTCTGTTCTACAGTCTGGGGAAAGAGCCTTAAGTTTCATTATAGAAGATTGCCACAGAGCTGCAAAACTTTTTTGCACCTGTTTCTGGCTTTTGAAGGTGCTGCTGCCAG belongs to Taeniopygia guttata chromosome 2, bTaeGut7.mat, whole genome shotgun sequence and includes:
- the LANCL2 gene encoding lanC-like protein 2 isoform X2, which codes for MISVQPGFLMSSRNVNARFSKRIQAKIKDLLQQMEEGLKTADPHDCSAYTGWTGIALLYLQLYRVTKNQSHLQRSLDYVKRILRNLNGRRVTFLCGDAGPLAVGAVVYHKLKNSSESQECVAKLLQLQRTVISTDSELPDELLYGRAGYLYALLYLNTEIGPDTVPQSVIKEVIDAIIESGKNFSKEERKTDRCPLLYQWHRKQYVGAAHGVAGIYYMLMQPIANVDQETLTELVKPSIDYVRHKKFRSGNYPSSLSNETDRLVHWCHGAPGVIHMLMQAYKTFKEDKYLKDAMDCSDVIWQRGLLRKGYGICHGTAGNGYSFLSLYNLTQDRKYLYRACKFAEWCLEYGAHGCRIPDRPYSLFEGMAGAIHFLSDISVPETSQFPAFELRPQRKENKVEQDG